From the genome of Mugil cephalus isolate CIBA_MC_2020 chromosome 2, CIBA_Mcephalus_1.1, whole genome shotgun sequence, one region includes:
- the LOC125003432 gene encoding complement C3-like isoform X5, protein MEPSRRMFGTQLCLLATLIFSLNCLTDGSPMKVMSAPNLLRVGTTENIFVECQDCTDDSVFAVVISVMDYPSKSKRLAFTSVTLNSGNAFQGFGQIQIPDEDFSRDPSRNQYVYLQAHFPDVKLEKIVLVSFHYGYIFIQTDKTLYTPNSKVHYRMFALTPRMEPVERINGTLTDTSIAIEFVTPEGITLPYGPVSLKSGIYSGYFQLYEVVSTGLWKVVARFQSKPQMSYSAEFEVKDYVLPSFEVKLTSQSSFFYVDGTDLTVDIRATYLFDEAVDGTAYGLFGVVYQDEKMTFPSSLQRVTIERGEGQVTLQRQHITQTFENIHDLVGSSIFVAVSVLTDSGEKRNEMVEAELKGIQIVTSAYAINFKKTPKYFKPGMSFDVVIEVVHPDGSPAKSVPVVVVPNEVKGLTAANGMARLSINTPDNPQPLTITAKTENPRISSAMQATANMTALPYTSKSNSYIYIGVDVAEVQPGDNMKINLVLNRQENAENDITYLILTRGQLVNYGRYRTKDQVLISLMIPITKEMLPSFRIVAYYHPSDNEVVSDSVWVDVKDSCMGSLTVAPSNPSASHAPLSTFSLKVTGDPGATVGLVAVDKGVYVLNNKYRLTQKKVWDFVEKHDTGCTPGGGKDSMSVFYDAGLLFESNIVSGTPYRQELKCPAAPSRSRRATDMMNITTSLFSQYKDKLQRDCCLDGMRDTPLSYTCERRSEYIWDGVACIEAFLHCCKEMEKQRAEKKREGLQLGRSDEDDNSYADTNDITSRTKFPESWLWSEIKLPTCPPETPDCDTTTFQRNIPFPDSITTWQFTGISLSRTHGICVADPLEIIVRKNFFIDLRLPYTAVRGEQIEIKAVLHNYYSDLLTVRVDLIETEHLCSAASKRGKYRQEVKIGAQSTRAIPFIIIPTRDGQYRIEVKAAAKDSLSAISDGIMKMLRVVPEGLLIKSSQTVTLDPTKNGVDGKQVEIINSRIPRRDFIPNTPTSTQVSVTGRQQVNVVKNTISGEPMDRLIYQPSGCGEENMIHMTMSVIATTYLDKTNQWESMGIERRYEALEHIRTGYTNQLAYRKNDGSFAGYPDRPSSTWLTAYVAKVFAMAHNLVRVESSVICDAVNILIQKAQQPDGLFAEVGQVSHSEMTGNVLSIDEDASMTAFCLIAMQESRTICATTLNRLTDSIDKAVAYLEKRLPSLVNPYSVAMTSYALANENKLNRDILFKFGSPDLSHWPVPTGRRDTLEATAYALLALVKDKAFEEAQPVVRWFNRQQRVHGGYGSTQATLIVYQAVAEYWTTEKPDYYVNVDILLPGRSKPNKYYFNKETQFGTRTSKVNSINQDVKVTATGPGAATLTMVSLYYILPIERETNCQKFNLSVQLIPEKMDEAQSIYKLKIEVLYKDVRDATMSVLDIGLLTGFTVNTKDLDLLSRGRARTIAKYRLNPDESERGLLTIHLDKVSHTKPEEITFRIHQTLKVGVLQPAAVSVYEYYNHQDGNKTQCVKFYHPEKRDGQLLRLCRNDECTCAEENCSMQKKDNVDNSVRTAKVCETTLTSKIDFVYKVRLVEFRDGLSTDIYTVEVLEVIKEEGLVFPV, encoded by the exons CTCCAAT GAAGGTCATGTCTGCCCCCAACTTGTTGCGCGTTGGAACGACAGAAAACATCTTTGTGGAGTGTCAGGACTGCACAGATGACAGTGTTTTTGCTGTCGTAATCAGCGTAATGGACTATCCCAGCAAGTCCAAACGGCTGGCATTCACATCTGTTACCCTTAACAGTGGAAACGCATTTCAGGGATTTGGACAAATTCAG ATCCCAGATGAAGACTTCAGTAGGGACCCCAGCAGGAATCAATATGTTTACCTGCAAGCTCACTTTCCTGATGTAAAACTCGAGAAAATCGTCTTAGTGTCCTTCCACTATGGCTACATCTTCATACAGACAGACAAGACCCTGTACACACCCAACAGCAAAG TTCATTATAGGATGTTTGCATTGACACCGCGCATGGAGCCTGTGGAGAGGATTAACGGGACCCTCACTGACACTTCCATAGCCATTGAGTTTGTG actcCTGAAGGCATAACTTTGCCGTATGGTCCAGTCTCTTTGAAATCAGGGATCTACTCTGGATATTTCCAACTTTATGAAGTTGTCAG cactgGACTGTGGAAAGTGGTGGCGAGATTCCAAAGCAAACCACAGATGAGCTACTCTGCAGAGTTTGAGGTCAAAGACTATG TGCTGCCCAGTTTTGAGGTTAAACTGACAAGTCAGAGCTCTTTCTTCTACGTGGATGGCACAGACCTCACTGTCGACATCCGAGCTAC GTATCTGTTTGACGAAGCCGTGGATGGGACAGCCTACGGGTTGTTTGGGGTTGTGTATCAGGATGAAAAGATGACTTTTCCCAGCTCGCTTCAGAGAGTGACG ATTGAGAGAGGTGAAGGACAGGTCACACTGCAGcgacaacacatcacacaaacCTTTGAGAACATCCACGATCTGGTGGGGAGCTCCATATTTGTGGCAGTCAGTGTGCTGACAGACAGCGGTGAGAAAC GAAATgaaatggtggaggcagagctgaaAGGTATCCAGATTGTCACATCAGCTTACGCCATCAACTTCAAGAAAACGCCCAAATATTTCAAACCGGGAATGTCCTTTGATGTTGTG attGAAGTGGTGCACCCTGATGGCTCTCCGGCAAAAAGTGTTCCAGTGGTGGTTGTTCCAAATGAAGTCAAGGGCCTCACTGCAGCCAATGGCATGGCAAGGCTTTCTATTAATACGCCGGACAATCCTCAACCACTTACAATCACA GCAAAGACTGAGAACCCTCGTATTTCATCTGCAATGCAAGCAACAGCCAACATGACAGCTCTCCCATATACCTCTAAAAGCAACAGTTACATCTACATAG GTGTGGATGTAGCAGAAGTCCAACCAGGAGATAACATGAAAATTAACCTCGTCCTCAACAGGcaggaaaatgcagaaaatgacaTCACTTACCTG ATCCTGACCCGAGGTCAGCTGGTGAATTATGGGCGTTACAGGACAAAAGACCAAGTACTCATTTCCCTGATGATTCCCATTACCAAAGAAATGCTGCCATCATTCCGCATTGTGGCTTACTACCATCCTAGTGACAATGAAGTGGTGTCAGactctgtgtgggtggatgtAAAAGACTCCTGCATGGGTTCG CTGACAGTGGCACCATCAAACCCTTCTGCATCTCATGCGCCTCTCAGTACATTCAGCCTGAAAGTGACAGGAGATCCAGGGGCCACAGTGGGGCTGGTGGCTGTTGACAAAGGCGTCTACGTCCTCAACAACAAGTACCGTCTCACCCAGAAAAAG GTGTGGGATTTTGTAGAGAAACATGACACAGGCTGCACACCAGGTGGAGGGAAGGACAGTATGAGTGTCTTCTATGATGCCGGATTGCTGTTTGAGAGTAATATAGTGTCTGGCACTCCCTACAGACAAG AACTGAAATGTCCGGCAGCTCCCAGCAGGAGCAGACGAGCCACTGATATGATGAACATCACCACCAGCTTAT TTAGTCAATATAAAGACAAACTTCAACGTGACTGTTGTTTGGATGGCATGAGGGACACCCCCCTCTCATACACCTGTGAGAGGCGCAGTGAGTACATCTGGGACGGTGTAGCCTGCATCGAGGCCTTCCTGCACTGCTGCaaggagatggaaaagcagAGGGCTGAGAAGAAGCGGGAAGGCCTACAACTGGGACGCA GTGATGAGGATGACAACAGTTACGCGGACACCAATGATATAACTTCTCGCACTAAGTTCCCTGAAAGTTGGCTCTGGTCAGAAATCAAACTTCCTACGTGCCCACCAGAAACACCTGACTG CGACACAACAACCTTTCAGagaaatattccttttcccGACTCCATCACCACCTGGCAGTTCACAGGCATCAGTCTGTCAAGAACTCATG GAATCTGCGTTGCCGATCCATTAGAAATAATTGTCCGGAAAAATTTCTTTATTGACCTCAGACTGCCGTACACTGCTGTCCGCGGAGAGCAGATAGAAATTAAGGCAGTCCTCCACAACTACTACTCTGATCTTTTAACT GTGCGTGTGGATCTTATTGAGACGGAGCATCTGTGCAGTGCCGCTTCTAAGCGTGGGAAATACCGTCAGGAGGTTAAAATTGGAGCTCAGAGCACACGTGCTATACCCTTCATAATTATTCCCACAAGAGATGGACAATACCGCATCGAGGTCAAAGCAGCTGCTAAAGACTCCCTCAGTGCCATCAGTGATGGAATCATGAAGATGCTGCGGGTGGTG CCTGAAGGCTTACTGATCAAATCTTCTCAGACTGTAACTTTGGACCCCACTAAAAATGGAGTAG ACGGTAAACAAGTGGAAATCATCAACAGTAGAATTCCTCGTAGAGACTTTATCCCAAACACACCCACCAGCACACAGGTCTCTGTGACAG GAAGACAGCAGGTAAATGTGGTAAAGAACACTATCAGTGGGGAACCAATGGACAGACTGATCTACCAGCCTTCCGGCTGTGGAGAGGAGAACATGATCCACATGACCATGTCTGTCATTGCAACCACATATTTGGACAAAACCAACCAGTGGGAGAGCATGGGCATCGAGAGACGTTACGAAGCCCTCGAACACATAAGAACTG GATACACAAACCAACTGGCCTACCGTAAAAACGATGGGTCTTTTGCTGGATATCCAGATCGCCCAAGCAGCACCTG GCTGACAGCATATGTTGCCAAGGTGTTTGCAATGGCTCATAATCTAGTGAGAGTGGAAAGCTCGGTGATCTGCGATGCTGTCAACATTCTGATTCAAAAGGCACAACAACCTGATGGATTGTTTGCAGAAGTTGGACAAGTGTCCCATAGTGAGATGACT GGTAATGTCCTCAGCATAGATGAGGACGCCTCCATGACGGCCTTCTGCCTCATTGCCATGCAGGAGTCACGAACAATATGTGCCACTACGCTTAAT AGGCTGACAGACAGCATAGACAAGGCAGTGGCCTACCTGGAGAAGCGCCTGCCGAGCTTAGTCAACCCTTATTCTGTTGCCATGACTTCGTATGCCCTGgccaatgaaaacaaactgaaccGGGACATCCTCTTCAAGTTTGGTTCCCCAG aTTTATCCCACTGGCCTGTACCTACGGGACGCCGTGACACACTAGAGGCCACAGCTTATGCTCTTCTAGCTCTAGTCAAGGACAAG GCCTTTGAGGAAGCCCAACCTGTTGTCAGATGGTTCAACAGACAGCAGAGGGTGCATGGAGGCTATGGATCAACACAA GCCACCCTGATAGTGTATCAGGCTGTCGCAGAGTACTGGACCACTGAGAAACCAGATTATTATGTGAATGTGGACATCCTATTGCCGGGCAGGTCGAAGCCTAACAAGTACTACTTTAACAAGGAAACCCAGTTCGGCACAAGAACctccaaa gtCAATAGTATAAACCAAGATGTGAAGGTGACTGCCACAGGCCCAGGAGCAGCAACACTGACG ATGGTGTCGCTGTATTACATTCTGCCTATAGAGAGGGAAACTAACTGTCAGAAGTTTAACCTGTCGGTGCAGCTCATCCCAG AAAAGATGGATGAAGCCCAGAGTATATATAAGCTGAAGATAGAAGTGTT GTATAAGGACGTGCGTGATGCTACCATGTCAGTCTTGGATATTGGCTTGCTCACCGGCTTCACTGTTAACACAAAAGACCTGGACTTA TTGTCTAGAGGACGTGCCCGCACTATTGCAAAATACAGACTGAACCCCGATGAGTCAGAAAGAGGCTTGCTCACCATCCACCTGGACAAG GTTTCTCACACAAAACCAGAGGAGATCACTTTTAGGATCCATCAGACGCTGAAAGTGGGTGTCTTGCAACcagctgctgtgtctgtctATGAATACTACAACCATCAAGACGGCAACA aaacacaatgtgTGAAATTCTACCATccagagaagagagatggaCAGCTGCTGCGTCTCTGCAGAAATGATGAATGCACATGTGCTGAAG AGAACTGCAGTATGCAGAAGAAGGACAACGTAGACAATAGTGTGCGCACAGCCAAAGTTTGTGAGACTACACTGACCAGCAAAATAGATTTCG TGTACAAGGTGAGACTGGTGGAGTTTAGAGACGGCTTGTCCACTGACATTTACACAGTGGAGGTGCTGGAAGTCATCAAAGAAG AGGGTCTTGTCTTCCCTGTATGA